One segment of Castanea sativa cultivar Marrone di Chiusa Pesio chromosome 3, ASM4071231v1 DNA contains the following:
- the LOC142630025 gene encoding uncharacterized protein LOC142630025 produces MAPKRAIAVDKGKTPIVEIVESSTEGSDYDTSDYQEIELESEDNLMLDKNCSGSRKRGSSSKGSKKCFVLRSQGPRALPYTLHTETIPEPSLLWNLMTHPSHCV; encoded by the coding sequence ATGGCTCCTAAGCGAGCTATTGCTGTTGACAAGGGCAAGACTCCAATTGTGGAAATAGTTGAATCATCAACTGAGGGAAGTGATTATGACACTTCCGACTATCAAGAGATTGAGTTGGAATCTGAAGACAACTTGATGCTCGACAAGAATTGCTCTGGGTCGAGGAAGCGTGGTTCTTCTTCTAAGGGTAGTAAGAAGTGTTTTGTGCTTAGGTCACAGGGACCACGAGCATTGCCTTACACTCTTCATACTGAGACCATTCCTGAGCCCAGTCTTCTTTGGAATTTGATGACACACCCATCTCATTGTGTTTGA